Proteins found in one Paenibacillus dendritiformis genomic segment:
- a CDS encoding class I SAM-dependent methyltransferase codes for MYPKLEDPRNHQEWLPPHAFAWYAQIAALSGAYAYSWNSTITEPNAEVRFEQEVRDMVRDRIVLDVGCGHGEFTVRWASIVKRIIGLDVTSGFITAGRKQPPSNVTFVTANTKERLPFADGEFDCAYNRRGPTSCYQHIARVVKPGGRILALHPGDRLSMELPRLFPGFFEPAPDGTPILDRLADRLEQGGLKQVEIETVTSVQYLHEPMDVIRIRCFGQSPALIAKIIDESLSGIEAIFHSHATVEGLPATYEHYLVRAVI; via the coding sequence ATGTACCCGAAACTGGAAGATCCAAGGAATCACCAGGAATGGCTTCCGCCACACGCCTTCGCTTGGTACGCTCAAATCGCGGCTTTATCCGGCGCATATGCGTATTCATGGAATTCGACGATAACGGAGCCGAATGCCGAAGTTCGATTCGAGCAGGAAGTGCGGGACATGGTCCGCGATCGCATCGTGCTTGACGTAGGCTGCGGCCACGGGGAATTCACGGTGCGATGGGCTTCGATCGTGAAGCGAATCATCGGCTTGGATGTGACGAGCGGCTTCATCACGGCGGGTAGGAAGCAGCCTCCGTCCAATGTAACCTTCGTCACCGCCAATACGAAGGAACGGCTTCCGTTCGCGGACGGGGAATTCGATTGCGCCTACAACCGCAGAGGTCCGACCTCATGCTATCAGCATATTGCCCGGGTCGTGAAGCCCGGCGGGCGCATTCTCGCGCTCCATCCGGGCGATCGGCTGTCGATGGAGCTTCCGCGTTTGTTCCCAGGATTTTTCGAGCCTGCGCCGGACGGAACCCCTATATTGGATCGCCTCGCGGATAGACTGGAGCAGGGAGGGCTGAAGCAGGTTGAGATCGAGACCGTCACCAGCGTTCAATATTTGCATGAGCCGATGGACGTGATCCGCATCCGCTGCTTCGGACAATCGCCTGCGCTCATCGCGAAGATTATCGATGAGTCTTTGTCCGGCATTGAAGCGATCTTTCACAGCCATGCCACGGTTGAGGGGTTGCCGGCAACCTATGAACATTATCTGGTACGAGCCGTCATCTAA
- a CDS encoding aminoglycoside 3'-phosphotransferase — protein sequence MSTDTIIRFAAYPEALQAYCRGAAVTVVKDKPRSAVYRMDRADDAFYVKVTAAGQMVNEARMTAHLSKLGACPNVRMYRIDDYRDYLITDRIVGTDAASSEYIAEPSRLCDVFADSLSYFHRLPGTDCPCTNGLEEMVSRAEENYRSGRAELSLLRYAGYTSGDAAYKDMIALFRGVSGYGERTLIHGDYCLPNLMLHQFERSGYIDVGYGGWGDPHYDLFWALWSLQFNLGSDRYAERFIVAYGRERVDEDRLRLCGLVSVFNGFRGQDYYERQERKPDGGGERIGDRRDEVF from the coding sequence ATGAGCACAGACACGATAATCAGGTTCGCAGCTTATCCGGAAGCGTTACAGGCGTATTGCAGAGGAGCGGCTGTTACGGTTGTGAAGGACAAGCCCCGCTCCGCCGTGTATCGGATGGATCGCGCGGACGATGCTTTTTATGTGAAGGTGACCGCAGCGGGTCAGATGGTGAACGAAGCGCGGATGACGGCCCATCTGTCGAAGCTCGGCGCCTGTCCGAACGTAAGAATGTATAGGATCGACGATTACCGGGATTATCTCATCACGGATCGAATCGTCGGCACGGATGCGGCCAGTTCCGAATATATCGCCGAGCCATCCCGCTTGTGCGACGTCTTTGCCGACAGCTTGTCCTATTTCCATCGGCTTCCCGGCACGGACTGTCCCTGCACGAACGGGTTAGAGGAGATGGTCAGCCGGGCGGAGGAGAACTATCGGAGCGGCAGGGCGGAGTTGAGCCTGCTCCGTTACGCGGGTTATACGAGCGGCGATGCCGCTTATAAGGATATGATCGCTCTATTCCGCGGCGTATCCGGCTATGGGGAACGGACACTCATCCACGGCGATTACTGCCTGCCGAATCTGATGCTGCACCAATTCGAGCGGAGCGGTTACATCGATGTGGGCTACGGCGGATGGGGCGATCCGCATTATGATCTGTTCTGGGCGCTGTGGTCGCTGCAATTCAACCTGGGGAGCGACCGCTATGCGGAACGCTTCATCGTGGCCTATGGAAGAGAACGGGTAGACGAAGATCGGCTGCGGCTGTGCGGACTCGTGTCCGTGTTCAACGGCTTCCGCGGGCAAGACTATTACGAACGGCAAGAACGGAAGCCGGACGGAGGAGGCGAGCGGATTGGGGACCGTCGTGACGAAGTATTTTGA
- a CDS encoding DNA-3-methyladenine glycosylase family protein: MGTVVTKYFDYGEREINYLRSADAALGAAMARLGRVERVIMPDPFAALVHAIVGQLISVKAANTVWERMQERLGDISPRNLAAQPAERIQGCGMPMTKAERIREIARLVANGEFDLQELHRLSDAEAAARLMTLPGVGKWTAEMLLIHALERPDVVSWGDIAIRRGMMALYGLDAMTKAQFDQYRKTYSPYGSVASIYLWALSFE; this comes from the coding sequence TTGGGGACCGTCGTGACGAAGTATTTTGATTATGGGGAGCGGGAAATTAATTACTTGCGAAGCGCCGATGCGGCGCTTGGGGCTGCGATGGCGCGGCTCGGCCGGGTGGAGCGGGTCATAATGCCCGATCCGTTCGCCGCGCTCGTTCACGCCATCGTGGGACAGCTCATCTCCGTGAAGGCGGCCAACACCGTCTGGGAGCGGATGCAGGAGCGGCTGGGGGATATCTCTCCCCGGAATCTCGCAGCGCAGCCGGCTGAACGGATTCAAGGCTGCGGCATGCCAATGACGAAGGCGGAGCGCATTCGGGAGATTGCCCGGCTGGTCGCGAATGGCGAATTCGACCTGCAGGAGCTGCATCGCTTATCCGATGCGGAGGCAGCCGCCCGCTTAATGACGCTTCCCGGAGTCGGGAAGTGGACGGCGGAGATGCTGCTTATCCACGCATTGGAGCGGCCGGACGTCGTGAGCTGGGGCGATATCGCTATTCGCCGCGGCATGATGGCCTTATACGGACTGGACGCCATGACGAAGGCGCAGTTCGATCAGTACCGGAAGACCTATTCGCCGTATGGCTCGGTCGCATCCATTTACTTGTGGGCCTTGTCTTTCGAATAA
- a CDS encoding DNA alkylation repair protein, which translates to MDTTIRAQIMALADEKYRQFSASLIPNINNVVGVRLPELRKLARNIAKSDWRAYLAQADSDYFEEVMLQGMVIGSAKADVEEILHHVAAFVPKIDNWSVCDSFCSGLKIASSHQEQVWEFIQPYLESDQEYDIRFGVVMLLNYYIDEPYIHHVLERLDRIKHEGYYVKMAVAWAVSICFVKLPDITMDYLRSNSLDDFTYNKALQKITESYRVAPETKALIRSMKRK; encoded by the coding sequence ATGGACACCACGATTCGAGCACAGATTATGGCGCTGGCGGATGAGAAATACCGGCAATTTTCCGCCTCCCTGATTCCGAATATCAATAATGTCGTCGGGGTGCGGCTGCCGGAGCTGCGCAAGCTCGCCCGGAATATAGCGAAGAGCGACTGGCGGGCTTATCTCGCGCAGGCGGACAGCGATTATTTCGAGGAAGTGATGCTGCAGGGCATGGTGATTGGCAGCGCCAAGGCGGACGTGGAGGAGATTCTGCATCACGTCGCCGCATTTGTTCCCAAAATCGACAACTGGTCCGTATGCGACAGCTTCTGCTCGGGGCTAAAAATCGCCTCATCGCATCAAGAGCAGGTCTGGGAGTTCATCCAGCCTTACCTCGAATCGGACCAGGAATACGACATTCGCTTCGGCGTCGTCATGCTCCTGAATTATTACATCGATGAACCTTATATTCACCATGTGCTGGAGCGGCTGGATCGGATTAAGCACGAGGGCTACTACGTCAAGATGGCGGTAGCCTGGGCCGTGTCCATCTGCTTCGTGAAGCTGCCGGACATCACAATGGACTATTTGCGCAGCAATTCGCTCGACGACTTCACCTACAATAAAGCGCTGCAAAAGATTACGGAGTCATACCGCGTCGCTCCGGAGACGAAAGCGCTGATTCGAAGCATGAAGCGGAAATAA
- a CDS encoding SPL family radical SAM protein has translation MKPACTYKSPKTILNKGTGFLSGYSHSLNPYTGCAFGCSYCYVRRMPVSLFRDEEWGSWIDVKQNAAELFRKEYRRAKEKGPVTIFMSSSTDPYQPIEHKERITRSLLEIMAECPPDFLLVQTRSPLVRRDIDLLVRLGDAVRVSMTVETDLEEVRKHFSPQAPPIPARLKTLELLAEAGVPAQATIAPVLPSSEAFGAVLRPLVNRVCIDDYFMGDGSGGKRTGQLNIRGLYQQLGLEEWYHPSAYRIVYDRLRRHFSEEELFISQAGFEP, from the coding sequence ATGAAGCCGGCATGCACTTACAAATCTCCAAAGACAATTCTCAATAAAGGTACCGGGTTCCTGTCGGGCTACAGCCACTCGCTTAATCCTTACACAGGCTGCGCATTCGGCTGCTCCTACTGCTATGTGCGCCGCATGCCGGTGTCGCTCTTCCGCGACGAGGAATGGGGAAGCTGGATCGATGTCAAACAGAACGCGGCCGAGCTGTTCCGGAAGGAATACCGGCGGGCGAAGGAGAAAGGGCCTGTCACCATTTTCATGTCGTCCAGCACCGATCCGTATCAGCCGATCGAGCATAAGGAGCGGATTACCCGTTCGCTGCTGGAGATTATGGCCGAGTGTCCGCCCGACTTCCTGCTCGTGCAGACGCGCAGCCCGCTGGTGCGCAGGGATATCGATCTGCTCGTCCGTCTTGGCGATGCCGTTCGCGTCAGCATGACGGTAGAGACGGACCTTGAAGAGGTACGCAAGCACTTCTCGCCCCAAGCTCCGCCCATTCCGGCACGGCTCAAGACACTCGAGCTGTTGGCGGAAGCCGGCGTGCCGGCCCAGGCCACGATCGCGCCGGTGCTGCCGAGCAGCGAAGCGTTCGGGGCCGTGCTGCGCCCGCTCGTGAACCGGGTATGCATCGACGATTATTTTATGGGCGACGGCAGCGGCGGAAAAAGAACAGGCCAATTGAACATTCGAGGGTTGTACCAGCAGCTGGGACTGGAGGAATGGTATCATCCCTCCGCCTATCGCATCGTCTATGACCGGCTGCGGCGGCATTTCTCCGAGGAAGAGCTGTTCATCAGCCAGGCGGGATTCGAGCCTTGA
- a CDS encoding 2OG-Fe(II) oxygenase produces MLDRLSERMSLLDWNSIRRSLDDHGYAKLPALLDGAACEQIIGTYTEEANFRKTIDMARYRFGIGEYKYYDAPLPPLLQQLRETLYPELARIANDWTEQLGRGAAAYPERLAEFLERCREAGQTRSTPLILKYEAGGYNCLHQDMYGDVFFPFQVVFVLNRQGTDYKGGEFLLVEQRPRAQSRGHALSLAQGEGLVFPTNHRPVQGLRGYYRTAVRHGVSTVTEGTRYSLGIIFHDAK; encoded by the coding sequence ATGCTTGACCGCCTGAGTGAACGGATGTCCCTGCTTGATTGGAACTCCATCCGGCGTTCGTTGGACGATCACGGCTATGCGAAGCTTCCTGCGCTGCTCGATGGGGCCGCCTGCGAGCAAATTATCGGCACCTATACGGAGGAAGCAAACTTCCGCAAGACGATTGATATGGCAAGATATCGCTTTGGAATCGGAGAATATAAGTATTATGATGCTCCGCTTCCGCCGCTGCTGCAGCAGCTCAGAGAAACGCTGTACCCGGAGCTGGCCCGCATAGCCAATGACTGGACGGAGCAGCTCGGGCGCGGCGCCGCAGCATACCCGGAACGTCTGGCCGAATTCCTGGAGCGCTGCCGCGAAGCGGGCCAGACCCGCTCTACTCCGCTTATTCTGAAATACGAAGCGGGCGGCTATAATTGCCTTCACCAAGATATGTACGGCGATGTGTTCTTCCCCTTCCAGGTTGTATTCGTGCTGAACCGCCAGGGCACAGATTACAAGGGAGGCGAATTCCTGCTGGTGGAGCAGCGGCCGCGGGCGCAGAGCCGGGGACACGCCCTGTCGCTGGCGCAAGGAGAAGGGCTCGTCTTCCCGACGAATCATCGCCCGGTGCAAGGCCTTCGCGGGTATTATCGAACTGCGGTTCGGCATGGTGTCAGCACGGTAACGGAAGGCACGAGATATAGTCTGGGCATCATCTTCCATGATGCGAAGTAA
- a CDS encoding methylated-DNA--[protein]-cysteine S-methyltransferase, whose protein sequence is MKKKADTPIYWSVAAYEEWNLIIAATDDGLCYVGSPEQPLAPIAEWAGRRWTGRPLQRDDGKLQPYAAELSAYLQGKQHSFAMPLDLQGTPFQLAVWRALCGIPYGQTLSYSELAEQIQRPSAIRAVGAAIGANPVLITVPCHRVIGKDGALTGYRGGLDMKAKLLRLERDVLTAEGARMHA, encoded by the coding sequence ATGAAAAAGAAAGCTGACACACCCATCTATTGGTCCGTTGCCGCGTACGAGGAGTGGAATCTCATCATTGCGGCGACAGACGACGGACTCTGTTATGTCGGCTCTCCGGAACAGCCGCTCGCCCCCATCGCCGAATGGGCAGGCCGCCGCTGGACGGGCAGACCGCTGCAGCGGGATGACGGGAAGCTGCAGCCCTATGCGGCGGAGCTTTCCGCCTATTTGCAGGGCAAGCAGCACAGCTTCGCCATGCCGTTGGACTTGCAGGGCACGCCTTTTCAATTGGCGGTCTGGCGCGCGCTCTGCGGCATCCCGTATGGACAGACGCTGTCCTACTCGGAGCTTGCCGAGCAGATTCAGCGCCCGTCGGCCATACGGGCCGTCGGAGCGGCGATCGGGGCCAATCCCGTCCTTATCACCGTTCCTTGCCATCGCGTCATCGGCAAGGACGGAGCTCTGACGGGCTATCGCGGCGGCTTGGACATGAAAGCGAAGCTGCTGCGATTGGAGCGGGACGTCCTGACCGCAGAGGGAGCGCGGATGCATGCTTGA
- a CDS encoding bifunctional transcriptional activator/DNA repair enzyme AdaA — MPEPVTEEMWQAIVSNNSAYDGQFWYAVKSTGIFCRPSCKSRPPKRENVGFFRSPEAALSAHYRPCKRCKPTGQRLPDDEWIAIVTAYIDRNYAEKLTLRRLAEISHGSPYHLHRIFKRIMGVTPVEYVQRRRIGQAKELLRSTKLAIAEVGQSVGLSNPPYFITLFKQTAGCTPAEYRKSQQEAAKEDIDYEKES, encoded by the coding sequence ATGCCGGAGCCAGTAACCGAAGAAATGTGGCAGGCCATTGTCAGCAATAACAGCGCGTATGACGGCCAATTTTGGTACGCCGTGAAGTCGACGGGCATATTTTGCCGCCCTTCCTGCAAGTCCAGGCCGCCCAAGCGCGAGAATGTCGGCTTCTTCCGCAGTCCGGAAGCGGCGCTGTCAGCGCATTACCGCCCATGCAAGCGGTGCAAGCCGACCGGACAGCGGCTGCCGGATGACGAATGGATTGCGATTGTGACCGCGTATATCGACCGGAACTATGCGGAGAAGCTGACGCTCCGCCGTCTGGCCGAGATCAGTCACGGAAGCCCCTATCATTTGCACCGGATTTTCAAAAGAATTATGGGCGTGACCCCGGTTGAATATGTTCAGCGGCGGCGGATCGGGCAAGCCAAGGAACTGCTTCGATCAACGAAGCTGGCGATCGCCGAGGTCGGGCAGTCCGTCGGGTTGTCCAATCCCCCCTACTTCATTACATTATTCAAGCAGACTGCCGGCTGTACCCCGGCCGAGTACCGGAAGAGCCAGCAGGAGGCTGCAAAGGAGGATATCGACTATGAAAAAGAAAGCTGA
- a CDS encoding MarR family winged helix-turn-helix transcriptional regulator has protein sequence MQPEQPGTLENALSHLQCVLVARRARINPEQLTWAQYDILELLRIRGPLMPSEISDRLGMSRSAISKALRVLKDKQFIEQTAGQQDRREQTTSLTAEGRTFLSIAAHSRREAADIAASVLTPGEQGMFAELCRKVADALDASSK, from the coding sequence ATGCAGCCTGAACAACCGGGAACGCTGGAAAACGCGCTCTCGCATCTGCAATGCGTATTGGTTGCGAGACGTGCACGCATCAATCCGGAGCAGCTTACATGGGCGCAGTACGATATTTTGGAACTGCTGCGCATTCGTGGTCCGCTTATGCCTTCGGAGATTAGCGACAGGTTGGGCATGTCGCGCTCGGCCATCTCGAAAGCTCTGCGAGTATTGAAGGACAAGCAATTCATCGAACAGACGGCAGGCCAGCAGGATCGGCGGGAACAGACGACGTCATTAACCGCCGAGGGCAGAACGTTCCTGTCGATCGCCGCGCACAGCCGGCGGGAAGCCGCGGACATCGCTGCTTCCGTCCTGACGCCCGGGGAACAGGGCATGTTCGCTGAGCTATGCCGGAAGGTAGCGGATGCGCTCGACGCTTCATCCAAATAG
- a CDS encoding ATP-binding cassette domain-containing protein: MTVKSQFPDHRHNWIHVAGARENNLKNVTLSIPKKKITVFTGVSGSGKSSLVFDTIAAESQRQLNDTFTSFVRHRLPHYGQPDVDSLQNLSAAIVVDQKRIGGNARSTVGTVTDIYSLLRLLYSRIGKPFVGYSDVFSFNNPQGMCPKCEGLGTVAAIHVERLLDRNKSLNEGAIQFPTFRPGEWRWKRYVCSGLFDNDKKLRGYTEEEWDTLLYKTDMKIKDPGPGWPPTSKYEGIIPRFERSFLAKESEEAKTRYKDEFDRIVTREQCPLCHGARLQASVLNCTINGRSIADCAAMQVTDLIPFMRAIDAPAAATVVSAILERLESLIGIGLGYLSLNRETSTLSGGESQRVKMVRHLGSSLTDITYIFDEPSIGLHPRDVHRLNTLMQQLRDKGNTVLVVEHDPDVIAIADHIVDMGPEAGSKGGRIVYEGSLEGLAASGTLTGRHLGHRPPLNRSPRHPQGWLAIKRASLHNLKDVSVNIPKGVLTAVTGVAGSGKSSLVNGVLPDFYPEAVFIDQGSLRGSKRSNAATYTGIMDPIRSLFAQANRVSASLFSFNSEGACPECKGLGKTYTDLAFMDPIVSVCEVCQGRRFTEDVLTHTLRGKHIGDVLEMSVAEAKEFFRDDAIRPVLERLSDVGLDYITLGQPLSTLSGGERQRIKLAAEMESGGHIYVFDEPTTGLHMSDVARLIGLMNRLVDKGSTVIVIEHNLDVISQADWIIDMGPGAGHEGGQVIFEGYPEDLIRSRHSVTGQYVKRHVRM; encoded by the coding sequence ATGACCGTGAAAAGTCAATTTCCCGACCATCGGCACAATTGGATTCATGTGGCGGGCGCCAGGGAAAATAATTTGAAAAACGTAACGTTGAGCATACCAAAGAAGAAGATTACGGTGTTCACCGGCGTGTCCGGCTCCGGCAAATCCTCGCTCGTCTTCGACACGATCGCGGCGGAATCGCAGCGGCAGTTGAACGATACGTTCACCAGCTTCGTTCGCCATCGGCTTCCGCATTACGGACAGCCGGATGTCGATTCGCTCCAAAACCTCTCGGCCGCGATCGTCGTCGATCAGAAGCGCATTGGCGGCAACGCCCGCTCCACGGTCGGAACCGTGACCGATATCTATTCGCTGCTGCGGCTGCTGTATTCCCGCATAGGGAAGCCGTTCGTCGGCTACTCCGATGTTTTCTCCTTCAACAATCCACAGGGGATGTGCCCGAAGTGTGAAGGCTTGGGTACGGTAGCCGCCATCCACGTCGAACGCCTGCTCGACCGGAACAAGTCTTTGAACGAAGGCGCGATACAATTCCCGACCTTCCGGCCCGGCGAGTGGCGCTGGAAGCGCTACGTCTGCTCCGGCCTGTTCGATAATGACAAGAAACTCCGGGGTTATACGGAGGAAGAATGGGACACGCTGCTGTACAAGACGGATATGAAAATTAAGGATCCGGGGCCCGGGTGGCCGCCGACCTCCAAATATGAAGGCATCATTCCGCGCTTCGAGCGGAGCTTCCTCGCCAAGGAATCCGAGGAGGCCAAGACGCGCTACAAGGATGAGTTCGACCGCATCGTAACGCGGGAGCAGTGTCCGCTCTGCCACGGTGCCCGGCTTCAAGCGAGCGTCCTGAATTGCACAATCAACGGCAGAAGTATTGCCGATTGCGCTGCGATGCAAGTTACCGATCTCATTCCCTTCATGCGCGCAATCGATGCGCCTGCGGCCGCCACAGTCGTCTCCGCTATTCTTGAACGGCTGGAGAGCCTTATCGGCATCGGACTGGGCTATCTCAGTCTGAATCGCGAGACCTCCACGCTGTCCGGCGGCGAATCGCAGCGGGTCAAGATGGTGCGACATCTCGGAAGCAGTCTGACGGACATCACTTATATTTTCGATGAACCGAGCATCGGCCTGCATCCCCGTGATGTCCATCGGCTGAATACGCTGATGCAGCAGCTTCGGGACAAGGGTAATACGGTGCTAGTCGTCGAGCATGATCCCGATGTGATCGCGATCGCCGACCATATCGTCGATATGGGGCCGGAAGCCGGCTCCAAGGGCGGCCGGATTGTCTATGAAGGCAGCCTGGAAGGGCTGGCCGCCTCCGGGACGCTCACCGGGCGGCATCTCGGCCATCGGCCGCCGCTCAATCGGTCGCCGCGGCATCCGCAGGGATGGCTCGCGATCAAGCGCGCTTCGCTGCATAATCTGAAGGACGTCAGCGTGAACATACCGAAGGGCGTGCTGACGGCCGTCACCGGTGTCGCCGGCTCCGGGAAAAGCTCGCTTGTGAACGGAGTGCTGCCTGATTTTTATCCCGAAGCGGTCTTCATCGACCAAGGCTCGCTTCGCGGCTCGAAGCGTTCCAACGCCGCGACCTATACTGGAATCATGGATCCGATTCGCAGCCTGTTCGCTCAAGCGAACCGGGTCAGCGCTTCGCTGTTCAGCTTCAATTCGGAGGGGGCCTGTCCGGAATGCAAAGGTCTCGGGAAAACCTACACCGATCTCGCCTTCATGGATCCGATAGTCAGCGTCTGTGAAGTATGCCAAGGCCGAAGATTTACCGAGGACGTGTTAACACATACGCTGCGCGGCAAGCATATCGGCGACGTATTGGAGATGAGCGTCGCGGAGGCGAAGGAATTTTTCCGGGATGATGCGATTCGGCCTGTCCTGGAGCGGTTGAGTGATGTCGGGTTGGACTACATTACGCTTGGGCAGCCGCTCAGTACCCTATCCGGAGGGGAGAGACAGCGGATTAAGCTCGCCGCTGAGATGGAGAGCGGCGGCCATATTTATGTGTTCGATGAGCCGACGACCGGATTGCATATGTCCGATGTCGCACGGCTGATCGGGCTGATGAACCGGCTGGTTGACAAGGGCAGCACGGTGATTGTGATCGAGCATAACCTGGATGTCATCAGCCAGGCCGATTGGATTATTGATATGGGCCCGGGGGCCGGACATGAAGGCGGACAGGTTATATTTGAAGGTTATCCGGAGGACCTGATTCGCAGCCGTCATTCCGTCACGGGGCAGTACGTGAAGCGGCATGTCCGAATGTAA
- a CDS encoding DUF3918 family protein → MFGFLRNWNNRKTIWSLLAIGVGAAAVGLTQQRMRMNGRRNQSVKQLRKKLRTG, encoded by the coding sequence ATGTTCGGATTTCTAAGAAATTGGAATAATCGGAAAACGATTTGGTCTTTATTGGCGATTGGCGTCGGCGCGGCAGCCGTCGGATTGACACAGCAGCGCATGCGCATGAACGGAAGAAGAAACCAATCCGTAAAGCAGCTTCGCAAAAAACTTCGCACCGGATAA
- a CDS encoding PD40 domain-containing protein, with the protein MKNRLIALIVFAFVCSCFPATIRAEHGTERQAAAAFIRGNDLWIAIGPEEKQLTRGEYIRSPRWSHDGSWLAFLKGKEEKEVWLYHAATGKMRQAGQGHNVQWSPSRSVLAFQSQEARRTLYVIDAGVQREPQRIADHVGNFSWKPDGASLLYSVEARLLPDGTWSDIELYTVTVTPGQEAPRQLFYTITSQSQDIFAITTSRFKWSADGKWIAFIAVPTASLSADSNTLCLLSADARTFLKAGQMLNYEEWFQWGPQGSTLAYIEGYGREATSNKRLTVLTGMPSLLQKSYTPSGYADRDLAWLDNYNLVAARSKEAAWSGDQSERPLPSLVLVNLGGGRQPQLTRPPRNVGDFFPVLLREGGRLAWIRTDRSKAHVMLAQPDGRRPVQWIRNLTVPAGYYEHWSWSEVIDFRG; encoded by the coding sequence ATGAAAAACCGCTTGATCGCCCTTATCGTCTTCGCTTTCGTATGCTCATGCTTCCCGGCGACAATCCGGGCAGAGCACGGGACGGAACGGCAAGCGGCCGCCGCGTTTATACGCGGCAACGATCTGTGGATTGCGATTGGCCCTGAGGAGAAGCAGCTGACCCGCGGAGAATATATCCGAAGTCCGCGCTGGTCCCATGACGGGAGCTGGCTTGCCTTCTTGAAGGGCAAGGAGGAGAAGGAAGTATGGCTGTATCATGCCGCAACGGGCAAGATGCGCCAGGCGGGGCAGGGTCATAACGTACAATGGTCGCCATCGCGCAGCGTCTTGGCTTTTCAATCGCAAGAAGCTCGCCGCACCCTGTACGTCATCGATGCGGGAGTCCAGCGGGAGCCGCAGCGCATTGCGGACCATGTCGGCAACTTTTCCTGGAAGCCGGATGGCGCAAGTCTGCTGTACTCTGTGGAAGCCCGCCTGCTGCCGGACGGAACATGGTCGGATATCGAATTGTATACCGTCACGGTGACCCCGGGCCAGGAGGCTCCCCGCCAGTTATTTTATACCATTACAAGCCAATCGCAGGACATCTTCGCCATCACGACAAGCCGCTTCAAATGGTCTGCGGATGGAAAATGGATTGCGTTCATCGCCGTTCCGACCGCGTCGTTGTCGGCCGACAGCAACACGTTATGCTTGTTGTCCGCGGATGCGAGGACATTCTTGAAGGCAGGGCAAATGCTGAATTATGAAGAATGGTTCCAGTGGGGGCCGCAAGGCAGCACACTCGCCTATATCGAAGGCTATGGACGGGAAGCGACTAGCAACAAGCGGCTTACCGTCTTGACCGGCATGCCGTCGCTCCTGCAAAAATCATATACGCCATCGGGATATGCCGATCGGGATCTCGCCTGGTTGGATAATTATAACCTTGTCGCCGCCCGGTCAAAGGAAGCTGCCTGGTCCGGCGATCAAAGCGAACGCCCGCTTCCTTCTCTCGTGCTCGTGAATCTGGGAGGAGGGCGGCAGCCACAGCTTACTCGTCCGCCTCGGAACGTAGGCGATTTCTTCCCGGTCCTGCTTAGGGAAGGTGGCCGTCTCGCCTGGATAAGAACGGACCGAAGCAAGGCGCATGTGATGCTGGCTCAGCCGGATGGAAGACGGCCGGTGCAGTGGATTCGCAACCTGACGGTGCCTGCCGGTTACTACGAGCACTGGAGCTGGAGCGAGGTCATTGACTTTCGGGGGTGA